The Triticum aestivum cultivar Chinese Spring chromosome 6D, IWGSC CS RefSeq v2.1, whole genome shotgun sequence genomic sequence ATAACTCATAGACACTCACAAAATTGCGTCATGCGGATGAGAAAATTAACTACACATTTGAATATATTTTTCTCTGCGAAAAATAAAATTAGGTGCAAACAATAAAAAATCTGTCAAAAAATAAAATTAAGTTTTTTTGagacaaaaaaataaaattaaGTGCAAACAATCAAAACATGCATGCTCTACATGTGCTAGCAAACTGGCCCGTGAGATTCAGCCCATATGGCCAGCTATAGTCGAGCCCAACCAAGTAGCAGAGGCCGAACCCCTCACTCCTCTCCCCATTCCACCCAAACCCCACCCCACGCCACGGCCATGACGCCGCCGCGGATGAACCTGATCGACGACGACGTCCTCGCGGAGATCCTCCTCCGCATGCCGCCGGACGAACCCGAGCACCTCTTCCGCGCCGCCCTCGTCTGCAAGCCCTGGCTCTGCGTCATCTGCCTCCCCGCCTGCTTCCGCAGCCAGTACCGCGCGTTCCACGGCGCCCCtccgctgctcggcctcctctaccGGAACCAGGTCTGCGACGGGGACGCCGCCCCGCGCTTCGCGTCCACCACCTCGATGCCCGACTTCCCCCACCCAGGCTCCGGCGGCCGCCCCGCGCGCCCCCTCGACTGCCGCCACGGCCGCGTCCTCCTCCACATGTCCCACGATTCGGATGTGGATCTCCTCGTCTGGGACCCCGTCACCGGAGAGCGCCGCGTGGTGCCCGATCCGGACGTGGACGTGGACTGGATGGTCTACACCGCCGCCGTGTCCTGCGCCGCCGCCGGCTGCGACCACCTCGACTGCCACGGCGGGCCCTTCCGCGTGGTCTTCCTGGCCACCGATGACCGCGAAGAGGTCGTCAAGGCAACCGTGTACTCGTCGGCGACAGGCGCGTGGAGCCCGCCGGTGTCTCTTGACGACAGCTGTGAGTGCTATGCCCGGCACAAGCGAGACGCAACTGCAGAAATGATGTTCTTCTCCTCCTACGTACCCTATGTCCAGTCCAGGCGAGTGGCCGCCATTGGGGATGCGGTCTACTTCACAATTTCGCGGTCCGCTGCCATTGCCAAGTACGATTGGGCCGAGA encodes the following:
- the LOC123140961 gene encoding uncharacterized protein; protein product: MTPPRMNLIDDDVLAEILLRMPPDEPEHLFRAALVCKPWLCVICLPACFRSQYRAFHGAPPLLGLLYRNQVCDGDAAPRFASTTSMPDFPHPGSGGRPARPLDCRHGRVLLHMSHDSDVDLLVWDPVTGERRVVPDPDVDVDWMVYTAAVSCAAAGCDHLDCHGGPFRVVFLATDDREEVVKATVYSSATGAWSPPVSLDDSCECYARHKRDATAEMMFFSSYVPYVQSRRVAAIGDAVYFTISRSAAIAKYDWAENHLSVIDPPPPDTELYGGFVSLMVMEDSSLGLAGVEDSTSSLHLWSRTVKGAAKWVQCMVIDLEKAMPMANPREGDGAYVVGFAEGVGVIFVRTDAGLFTLELKSGLVKKVDEFGVYFSVLPYMSFYTPDRGTLSSLARLTDV